Part of the Lolium rigidum isolate FL_2022 chromosome 6, APGP_CSIRO_Lrig_0.1, whole genome shotgun sequence genome, aatagctttctgctcatcctgaaacgatgccggaaaacactctcaccatgcaatggattgtcggcgaagtagtcggcgtacaacatgcagtagccctccattcgttgtctcggcttgcacttccggcgacctggtgccgacccaccacgtcgaccagttgccagtccggcgtacatgcttgacaagcaaccgaggatcatcatgtgctcctcgtcttgggcggtggctgccatctcttctcgcataagctcgacgaacatctgctactcctcttcgtccgagtccatggccggcgaggcaaatggacgaacacctgacgggcgtggtcgaggcaacccgagccgcgagcgacgaggagtaggccaaagtcggaaaacaggccggcggaggagcagccagataggccttcgtcgaaagacggcggaatataggtatgtggagaaggagggacggcggaatctgggcaacaagccggcggggtggtgccggcggcgagagagatacgaggggtgggggagattttgagcgaggtggcggtggggttcgtgtgtcgagccgccgacagatcgggcccttccccgtttttcactcgtccggagtccccgatagatccccgggggaccggggatggcgtgggctcgccggatggatgaagggccaaatccggacgaaaacgagaaaccgggagcgcgactgggccgaatttcaccgtccggatgaaaaaaacatcgctcgggggcctcgtcgaggtggagatgctctgagtggTCTTTCTCGCACTCATTTTGGTTATCGTTCATCCGGACTGCTTTGCGAATGGAGTCTCGTTGATAAAGTTTCGTTCTCGTCATGGGTGTCCGGGACTAACCCCGGCCTGCCCCCCCGTCAAGCAAAATAAGTAAAGAGTACTTCTACATGGGATCTCCAACGAACAGTTAAGTACACAGATCTTTAAGAGAAAACTAGTACAAAGTTTACTAGCCGGAAAAGCGGCAGCCCTCTTTTTCTCCCAGTGCTACTCTTTCTACCTGCTTTGCTAACGCAGGGCCAACATGGCCTCCCCGCAGGGCTACCTCCATTTTATGGCAAAAGAGCTCCACGATAAAGTGTTGTGCCGCAATAGGCTGAACACGAACAATAGATCGGAGTGATCACATATTGTTATGGATCATATAGTAGTGTCCGTTGTCACCAAAACAAACAATGTAATATGACTAAGGAGTTACAGGAACAAATAACACATTTGTTATCTTTCTGCAAGAAAAGAGAGCAATATTTTAACTACTAAAGAAACTAAGAAAAAGTGCTATGATCTCAGCCAATCTGGGCGCTTAGCTTCACTCTTGTTTCTGCTATTATCCTCCATACTATCTTTTGCAAGTttttctggtgtctcattttcaATCTCCTGATGCGAATAGAATCTTCAGAAATGAATAGCACCTTGTGACTGATctgtaaacaaaagagagcagGTGTTTTCAATCTCGAGCAGTCAACCAGTAACTACAACTCAAGCTTTGCAGAAAACATACTTCACAATTCTTGCACACTCACTTAGCTAGTTGGGCGAGTTCATTGGCAGCAGTATTTTGATAACGGATATAAATGACAGTTCATTCAATATTGCTTGTGCATATCTGAAGACATTCACAAGATGTTGTTTACGTAATAAGTGCACATGCATTGGTTGTCACCTTTTAAAATGTGAAGATGCAGAGTTACTTCCTAACACGGGTATGAGGCACTACGGGAGaattgccgtacgccgacggcctggcgatgtgccgacggccaaatgtcggggccgtcggcacagtagcctccggagcgcggcgacgaggatgaccgtcagcgttaaattggccgtcggtacaggctggatgtgccgacggtcaccgtcggcatagttctggccgtcggcacaggaccagtctggccgtcggcacaacattttttttccttttttttccactacagacctgtgccgacggtttaaccgtcggcatagctttttcctatttctccaaaaagcataactaaatcattctaactgagaaaaataagtataatatatcaaattttgcagaaaaacaagatctatcatagaaaaatatcaaaaatggaatattcgaatacctaaataaattttcttagaaatgagctataatgttcgaggtttcatggctttcacacacgccaaaaatgaaaaatggtcgctcgtgggtcggattagaaatccacgtccggggtattgcttaccatcctagggcccacacacgtgccaaatatgacctcgtttcggcaaatTATGCCataccgaggccgtttcccacctcatttcccctgaaatccatagaactccggacgtgatagctcttttcgtgaacggttttccaaaataattgccacatcccagttttgacaaacggaatagttactatgacatataaaatgacgccacgcggctccggtgggattttttgacttcgttcaaattgccatccggccaaaataggcccccaggacatgcggtatcgccgtacgggcgtgcgggtgcacccattcgcgaaaaactaaacggacaaaaattagcacatataatgatgcgtcttagaactaaaaacattttttccggaatttctggagcgacggatagttgagccctagttcaaatccggtcagtttccagcggattcggcgggacaccgccggaagccgcatgtgttcccaaaaagctaatgcgtgcacatatcatgtgatatgtggtgcgtaggtggtctactataatcgcacggaggtttcacgtcatactaaaatgcgccccatgtagctgcttcacaaataaaaaccgtttgggcacgctaaaaatgaaaagatggttgcCCGTGggccggattagaaatccgcattCGAGGTCTTGCTTCCATCCTAggtcccacacacgtgccaaatatgacctcatttcggcaaactatgtcatgccgaggccgtttcccacctcatttccgataaagtcaaccagatttaaactagaggtacttgatctattgctcatgatttttgggtaaattaaattgtaggttcaaaatatgatatggatgtcatatttgtattcctctcatttttctgatcaatttagacatattatttgccaaattcgtatttactgatattaattattccatattaaataaaaaagacaaaaatgaaatcatttaattgtttttcaaattctatattattattatttatatatattcattgttgtttacttaagtaattgtttagaattcaaaaatatagagatgtggcagcacggtcaaagggttaatatgattgatatggtagtattaacaacaaggacatcatttctttcatggaagctcatccgaagagaaccaagaagttaagcgtctttggagcgggagtagtgtgaggatgggtgaccaactgggaagtttgactacaagtgcaatttgacctaatattaggtgtaagtgtgattgtgaaagattaacaagtaaaaaagaataaaaagaatattggaaaaaaatatttaaaaaaaaaacataatttgaatcttttttcaaaaaaaaatttgaaaattttgaaatactatacCGTTGGCAcaacaatctgtgccgacggccagtctgtaccgacggtgatcgggcagtccccgaccagaactatgccgacgacgctacgccgatggtcaccgtcggcacagcctatgccgacggccttctttgctgtgccgacggctggcagCCGTCGGCAGACTGGAGCTCTCCCGTAGTGAGGTGTCACCACTCACCATTCTTATATTTACACAAACCACAAAGACAAAGGTCAATGGAAATGAATTGGTGCCATCAAATTGGATGTACCTTTTAGAAAAAAAACAAATAGAAACAACAACAGTTACCTGGTCATGCTTTCGCGAGAGATACAGCCAACATAACTCGCGGGTTTCCAGAAATTTCTTCTTGCAAGCTGCCTGGCTGGCTCCACCGCTGCTCCGCGGTCCTCACAAATTCATCCATGACATTACCAAAATGCTGGACTATTATCGGCTCAAATACAGCTCTCAAAAGAGTTATGAACCTGCTTGGGATAATGAGTGTGCTGTCCCCACCGCTTGTAAGGTCATGCACCCGCATCTCACTAATTGAAAAGGATCCCTCTTCTTGGATGATCTCCCTCAGCTCCTCGTCGGAAGGTGCATACATCGGCACGTAGAAAGACTCAAACTTCAATTTGCTGATCACACCCTATCAATCATATCAGAATGTCAAAAACCCGCTTGTTTGTATGCAAAATTGCAAATCATAAAATACTATACTAAAAAGGTAAAGCGACATACCTCTGAAGCCATGACACGTAAAATCTGAGCTATGGCTTCCCAGATGTGAGAGAATTTGGAGGCGAGTTCATCAGAACGCCTCCCTGGAAGAGAAACAACCATCCGTCCTCCTGGGACCAACTCTTTGGCTCTTAATTCCAGGAAAAGTGTGAAATCTTTCCTGAACTGTTGTCCATAAGCCTCCAAGACCATTGGGAGACTTTCACGCCTAGCATACTCATCCATACCATACGCTGAGATCTGGTTACTGGTTAGAACTTCAGG contains:
- the LOC124668697 gene encoding probable jasmonic acid carboxyl methyltransferase 2; protein product: MASKHTVHMNQGQGETSYAHNSTIQNAEQNKMKPLIEAAILDLGSNNNTLLPTKMVIADLGCSSGPNALVLVSIAVKAIHSYCIQFQRPPPEVCVLLNDLPDNDFNTVVKSLVKLHSNDPVVVTGVSSGSFYERLFTSGSLHLVCSSNSLHWLSKAPEVLTSNQISAYGMDEYARRESLPMVLEAYGQQFRKDFTLFLELRAKELVPGGRMVVSLPGRRSDELASKFSHIWEAIAQILRVMASEGVISKLKFESFYVPMYAPSDEELREIIQEEGSFSISEMRVHDLTSGGDSTLIIPSRFITLLRAVFEPIIVQHFGNVMDEFVRTAEQRWSQPGSLQEEISGNPRVMLAVSLAKA